The Vitis riparia cultivar Riparia Gloire de Montpellier isolate 1030 chromosome 10, EGFV_Vit.rip_1.0, whole genome shotgun sequence genome includes a region encoding these proteins:
- the LOC117922937 gene encoding probable galactinol--sucrose galactosyltransferase 2: MALIPPSLGSLQLNAPFSSFLSPKHTIFTSPHGHGFGCVCLHKTWRRPPSMFLTNKPVIKDGVLSINGKDTLTGVPDNVVVTPLSNSSAFVGAISTLPDSRHVFRLGLIQDIRLLCLFRFKLWWMIPRMGNSGQDIPIETQMLLLEAKEEPDGPASYILFLPVLDGEFRSSLQGNQSNELELCVESGDPAIVTSRSLKAVFVNCGDNPFDLMNQSMKTLEKHLGTFSHRETKQMPGMLDWFGWCTWDAFYHGVNPQGIRDGLKSLSEGGTPAKFLIIDDGWQDTTNEFQKEGEPFIEGSQFGARLVSIKENNKFRETVNEDLNEAPSGLKDFVSDIKSTFGLKYVYVWHALLGYWGGFHPDAPEGRKYNPKLKFPIQSPGNLANMRDISMDCMEKYGIGAIDPAKASEFYDDLHSYLVSQDVDGVKVDVQNILETLATGLGGRVSLTRKFQQALEKSIAANFQDNSIICCMGLSTDTLYNARRSAITRASDDYYPKIPTTQSLHIAAVAFNSIFLGEVVVPDWDMFYSLHSAAEFHAVARAVGGCGVYVSDKPGQHDFEILRRLVLPDGSVLRAKYPGRPSRDCLFNDPVMDGESLLKIWNLNKVTGVIGVFNCQGAGSWPCLDNPVQKDVSPKLSGQVSPADIEYFEEVAPTPWTGDCAVFSFKAGYLSRLPKRGSFDVKLKILECDVFTVSPIKVYHGKVHFAAIGLIDMYNSGGAVETVEALNASDNGGISIKGRGAGRFGAYSNEKPKLCSVNSKEEAFTFRDEDNLLTITIPSGTNFWEIVVSY; this comes from the exons ATGGCGCTGATCCCCCCGTCGCTTGGGTCTCTGCAACTCAATGcccctttttcttcatttctatcTCCAAAGCACACTATCTTTACATCTCCACATGGGCATGGCTTTGGCTGCGTGTGTCTCCATAAGACTTGGAGGAGACCACCCTCCATGTTTCTTACCAACAAACCTGTTATTAAAGATGGGGTTCTGAGTATCAACGGCAAGGATACTCTCACTGGCGTGCCGGACAACGTGGTCGTCACCCCATTGTCGAATTCGTCTGCTTTTGTGGGAGCCATTTCCACTCTTCCCGATTCTCGACATGTGTTTAGGCTTGGACTTATTCA GGATATCAGATTGCTATGTCTGTTCAGATTTAAGCTTTGGTGGATGATACCTCGGATGGGAAATTCTGGACAGGACATTCCCATTGAAACTCAGATGCTACTTCTGGAAGCAAAGGAAGAACCTGATGGACCTGCCTCTTATATCCTTTTCTTGCCGGTGTTAGATGGTGAATTTAGAAGCAGCCTGCAGGGGAACCAATCAAATGAACTCGAATTGTGCGTTGAAAGTG GTGACCCAGCTATAGTCACGTCACGGTCTCTAAAAGCAGTTTTTGTGAATTGTGGGGACAATCCATTTGATCTGATGAACCAATCTATGAA GACACTAGAGAAGCATCTTGGAACCTTTTCACATCGAGAGACCAAACAG ATGCCTGGAATGTTAGATTGGTTTGGTTGGTGCACATGGGATGCTTTCTACCATGGGGTTAATCCTCAAGGAATTAGAGATGGCCTGAAAAG CCTATCTGAGGGTGGGACTCCAGCAAAGTTCTTGATAATAGATGATGGATGGCAAGATACTACTAACGAGTTTCAGAAAGAAGGAGAGCCATTTATTGAAGGGTCACA GTTTGGAGCCAGATTAGTCAgcatcaaagaaaataataagtttCGGGAAACTGTGAATGAAGATCTAAATGAAGCGCCTAGTGGTCTTAAAGACTTTGTTTCAGATATTAAGAGCACTTTTGGCCTTAA GTATGTTTATGTATGGCATGCGCTGTTGGGGTACTGGGGAGGATTTCATCCAGATGCTCCAGAGGGTAGAAAGTataatccaaaattaaaattcccAATACAGTCACCAGGGAATCTGGCAAATATGAGGGACATATCAATGGATTGCATGGAGAAGTATGGTATTGGAGCAATTGATCCAGCTAAAGCATCTGAATTCTATGATGATCTACACAGTTACCTTGTGTCACAGGATGTGGATGGGGTTAAGGTTGATGTTCAGAACATACTGGAAACTTTGGCAACAGGTTTAGGAGGCAGAGTCTCACTTACCAGAAAATTCCAACAAGCTCTTGAGAAGTCAATTGCCGCCAACTTCCAAGACAATAGCATAATCTGCTGCATGGGTCTTAGCACAGATACCCTTTACAA TGCAAGAAGAAGTGCAATTACGCGGGCATCTGATGATTACTATCCGAAAATCCCAACTACTCAGTCACTGCACATAGCTGCTGTGGCTTTTAACAGCATATTTCTCGGAGAAGTTGTAGTCCCAGACTGGGACATGTTCTAT AGCCTTCACAGTGCAGCTGAATTTCATGCAGTTGCTCGAGCTGTTGGGGGTTGTGGGGTCTATGTTAG TGACAAACCGGGGCAGCATGACTTCGAGATACTTAGGAGACTTGTACTCCCTGATGGATCAGTGCTGAGAGCCAAATACCCTGGAAGACCATCACGAGATTGTTTATTCAATGACCCAGTAATGGATGGAGAGAG TCTTCTGAAGATTTGGAACTTGAACAAAGTCACAGGAGTTATAGGAGTCTTCAATTGCCAAGGAGCAGGAAGCTGGCCTTGTCTGGACAATCCTGTTCAGAAAGATGTCAGTCCCAAGCTCTCTGGGCAGGTCTCTCCTGCAGATATTGAATACTTCGAAGAAGTTGCTCCAACCCCATGGACAGGAGATTGTGCAGTTTTTTCCTTTAAAGCAG GGTATTTGTCCCGATTGCCAAAGAGAGGATCATTTGATGTCAAACTAAAGATCTTGGAGTGTGATGTGTTCACTGTATCTCCCATTAAG GTTTACCATGGAAAGGTCCATTTTGCAGCAATTGGGTTAATAGATATGTACAATTCAGGTGGAGCAGTTGAGACAGTTGAAGCTTTGAATGCTTCTGATAATGGTGGAATAAGCATCAAGGGAAGAGGGGCAGGTCGGTTTGGGGCATACTCCAATGAAAAGCCAAAGCTTTGCTCTGTGAACTCAAAGGAAGAGGCGTTCACATTTAGGGATGAAGATAATCTTTTGACCATAACAATCCCAAGTGGCACCaatttttgggaaattgttGTTTCCTATTAA